Proteins from a genomic interval of Methanoplanus endosymbiosus:
- a CDS encoding MarR family winged helix-turn-helix transcriptional regulator, translating to MSRKNVDENNGNASEMPKKCLNGDIPQGMPLAGLVSVIHRMYGIYVNSNKPSEELTAGQFPFIMRLSFEPGRTQDELAECFLIDKGTVARAVRKLEDNGIITRRQDPENRRKYHLYLTEKGRRIVPEIMALDRRWEEELLFGFSTEEKEHITGAFRIIAEKSHKYARSHDKEEISG from the coding sequence ATGAGCAGGAAAAATGTAGATGAAAATAACGGTAATGCCTCAGAAATGCCAAAAAAATGCTTAAATGGTGACATTCCTCAGGGCATGCCACTCGCCGGGCTTGTATCAGTTATCCACCGCATGTATGGAATTTATGTAAACTCAAATAAACCATCGGAAGAACTGACAGCCGGACAGTTTCCTTTTATCATGAGGCTGTCATTTGAACCGGGCCGCACACAGGACGAACTTGCGGAGTGTTTTCTCATAGACAAAGGAACGGTAGCAAGGGCGGTCCGGAAGCTGGAGGATAATGGAATTATTACACGAAGACAGGACCCGGAAAACCGCCGGAAATATCACTTATACCTGACAGAGAAGGGTCGGAGAATCGTTCCTGAGATCATGGCCCTGGACCGGAGATGGGAAGAGGAGCTGCTCTTTGGTTTCTCCACAGAGGAAAAAGAGCATATAACCGGGGCATTTCGCATAATTGCCGAAAAAAGCCATAAATATGCAAGATCTCATGATAAGGAAGAGATTTCGGGATAA